DNA sequence from the Daphnia carinata strain CSIRO-1 chromosome 8, CSIRO_AGI_Dcar_HiC_V3, whole genome shotgun sequence genome:
aaaaaggaaatatcTCATATGTacaaattgaataaaaatttttaaaatgtgtaaATATTTCTCGCACTTTGGGGAAACTAAATAATCTTATTGCGTAAAGCGAGATTAAGCGTGTTCTTCCATGGCAATTGGAAAAACTGCAAAAGAATTTCCAATATAAATCCCATTTCCTTTAAAAGTTTGCAGCCTTACTGCTTTAAATTCGAAATCATTCAAACGCCATGATTTTTACCTTAAGGATAAGAAAACAGATCAATTTTAGGGCGAAATTTTCTCCCCACAATGATATCCCCTTCCTGGTTTCTTATTATATTGTCGATCAAGGCAAGAGACAAAACTTTAAAAGAGACACAGTTATCCGGTGTCTTGCAGCTAAGAAACCAGGGGCCCAGCCGCATTTCTTTATATTGTATGGTTAGCTTAATTTTGGTACAGGTCCGCTATTATGTTGTACTTGAAAGCAACGGTGACGGAGATCGAACTCCAGTTTCTGAGGTATTGAATTTACATGTACAATTTCAAGTAGGCACTTCATTATTTGTTGTAAAGTTTGATTAGATTTacgcaaaagttttttttttatttttgaaaataattttcaaatggaTAAGCCGGAAAGATTGGTAATGATGCAAAGCGCAACACATCGTCGCACAGGTGTAGCAAATTATAAATATTAAAAGACACAAAATGCGCTCCATAAATTTCTTTACATTCATTAacgaataaatgtagaagttGCCTAGCATATTCATTATGCATCAGgcacaaatttttttatgaaagAATCCGCACGGCGACATGGAAAAGAGGAAGCTGTTGAAGCATTGGATTGGCAAAATACCAGCAAGAACAGCAGGGACGACAtaactgttgaaaatttgaattccatGGCCTTCCATCAatctataaattttttaaatctagcCTTTCTAGCGAATTCCCTAGGTATATATTCTCTTGCTGTTTCTAATGATAGCTAATGGCTTCTAGCAAAGTTCTAGACAGCCTATTTTCCAGTGGACCAGCAATCCAAGTCAGTAGCATTTTCCCAGTTACACCTAAATCTATTAAATGCATCGGATCATTCGGGAAATCAAAAACGATGTCAATAtcaatatttttcaaaatttaatcaCCATTGTGATGATCTTCGTGAATGCGGttgcgaaaagaaaaggtcgaAGAGCTGAaccattttccaaaaaaaccACCCTTTTTTCATTATCGTCCTGTTGGATGCACTTTGAACACCCAAAATACGCCGTGTGACCTTTAATATTTAATACATATGAACGAGCAGGTGTGTCTCATATAAAAGATGATACGCTAAAGCTATGATGACGGCCCTTTACTGAAAATCCACTTTCCTTAAGATTTCCTGTTTCGGCAACAAAATCAGCAAAATAGTCATGACAGAAAAGAGGCTTTGCACTGCCATGGTTAAGACCAATCAAAAACATACTAAAAATTGCCTTCATACCGTCTTCAATTTCACTTCCATTTAAATATTCATACCCTAAGCAACTGACAAAATTCTTCCTCTGTATCACCACTATTATCACTAAAGTTACCGACATAAGAAGAACTACTTGAATATACAGCATCTAAATCTGCATCATCATTAAGTTCCCGGATGTATTCCATATCTTCTCGTATTCGTTTCATCTAATATTTAGGACTATATGGTCGATAACGTGAGTTCATTTTAATATAATACGActatattaaaataattctaaCAAAAGCTTGATTTGCTAAAACCTTCTCTTTAATTGAAAGCAGTTTGACAAAATCGTACTGAACTTAGGCATCAATAATGTACAGAAgtattaaaaataacaaaagaccTAACTGTGATAAGGCATAGgagtcgaaaacaaaaatcaattagAAAGTGACAAGAAATAATGAAAGCGTTAAAGCGGCCTGACGAAACcgtttaaaaaatggtttggCAAATCAACCTATCAACACCgacgagaaaagaataaaaattaatttcacaTAAGCGGAGATCAATTGTAAAAAAGAGTGGTAAGAAGGAGCATTTTGAAGCGGTTTAAAGAAACAGTAGAAATATCGTTTGGAAAACCACCCTACCAGCACCCACaataaatgagaaaagaaagtaaTTATTGATCTTGTATAAGCAAAGATCAATGGCCAAAAAAAAGTGGTAAGAAACAGCAAACATTTGATGcaatcggaaaaaaaacagtttttaatTCGTTTGGCAAAGCAACCCGtgaatgcaaaaagaaaagaaattaatctAACCCCGCATAAGCAAAGATCATTTGCCAAAAGAGTgataaaaaaagcaaaagctttcaagCGCCCTGAAGAACTGTTAAAAAATTCGTTGGTCAAAGAGCCCTACCAACACtcgataagaaaaagaaatttaattaatGAATAAGACccaaaaaatttagaattaaCAAAAGCACTAAAACCACCCGaggaaacaatttaaaaaattaccagGCAAAGCCCCCTGCGAAAACCGGCAAagatgaaaaaggaaagaaaaaatttaattattaagGCATAAGCAAAACAATAAGAAGAATGAACAAAAGCATTAAGTGGCGTGAAGAAACAAAGCAATTCATTGTATTTGAAAAAGTAACACACCCTATAATTTCCagaataattaaataactatcgaAAGTATTTgtaatcctagtcggcctatgtcccgactaagatatctatCTAACAGAAGGTCCACTGACTTGGGTCAGACAATTTGTTTCACGACAACACTGTGAAAACAATCCGGATGTCTGTGCtcattgaggtgacaagtctcaatgcccttaaacttaaattaacaatgccatCACTCGgaccgttgcctatccgtcACGAGATTGATACACTGTGTCCGGGAtcggcccagcactagtgaaCTAAAAAATGCATTTACGGCCTACGATCCTATTTTAATAATCCACAATATGAAGGCGTCTCAGTAGGAACCATAAACGCAGATGGGAAGGAACAGAGCGGGCAGCTGAGCAGGTACAGAGCGGGCCGCTGAAAAGGATCGACAGATGCAGTTAGGCAGGGAAAGCAATCCGGATCGACACAGTAAACACAAAATCGGAAGACGGCAGTAGCCCACACACTACCAGTTGTTAACGAgatgaatttcaaaaacacCAAGTTCACTTAATGTGACACCGAAAACTCCAGACACAACACATACACAGCACCGACAATAACCTACACCATCTAGAAACTAAACACTGCctggctgaaatgctgaatCCGCACGCGAAAATTGGGAAATCGAAACTCCCATTCTTTACCATCTCATTAGTCTTTCCCTAAACACCGGTGAATGGTTTCTTCtcaaaaatccttttataaaataattttcatcACTGAAGCAGTTTTTTACACAAATGTAGTTTAAATGTTACTGTAAGTTTTTATAGCAAGTTTCGAATAATGattgcaaattatttaataaatagtTGATAAAATATGGTAACCATTGGGTTCTTGTTTGTTTATGTTAGCTGCTAGAGTTGTGTGACTGCTAGTTTGGGAAATGGGCCTTGACTACAAGTCCAAATGTCGGAGAATGCCGACTCATTGTAAAGTAGTGGGCTTGGGAGTCGATGATCCCAGCATATTGCTACTGGCGGGGATTATCCGCACAAAATCGAGTTAATTTGGACTGTATCCTTGCTGGAACCGTTATCAGGTTCCAGCAAGGAATTTCCATCGGACAGCGACAGGACAAGCAAATGATAGAAGACAAGCTTAAATGGATGATTACCAGCAGgaaatgaagagccgactccgggggcttAGGCGAAAAATAGTGCGTGTATTAATCAGCTGGAACCGGGCTTTTTATACCCCGACATACAAAAACACCGTTGACGAACTTATGTAATACACAGACATAATTTTAAACGTTGGAGCAGACGACGTCGTCTTCCTCCTACTTTCAGCCGCGGAATCCGTCTCCACCTCCAGGCTCCATCTCCCTTTGACCGACCCTTGGTCGGTCTCTCCTCCGGCTACATCCTCCTTTCCCTGGGCTAAGACTGGCTCCAGCCCCGATGGTTTTTATTATCCACTTTTGCTTCTTCTCGATAGGGAACGCTCTACTTATGTGTAAAAGCAGTCAGCAATTTCAATAATATTCGATCGGCTATCGGCATTCTGAGCCAACGTTCGCCGGCCCTTATCCTGTTAAGTTCCTTTAGGTTTTTAGTCTATGCCGTCTGACGGCATGCCTTCGTCAACGGCCAGGAAAACCTGACTAGTTCTCGCCTTGTAATGGAAATACCCCGGCTACCGTCTCGTCGGTTCCGAGTGCCCGTGTTTCTTTTGCCTTCCTGCTTTTCCCCTCACCGTCCCCTCTGGACGGTTCGGACGTCGGAATTTCCGACAGCTAGAGTTGTGTGCTGTTAGAGAAGACTCGTTATCTGTATTCGTGAGTATGTTGTCTTATGATATTCTAATGTAATAGTATTTGAAGTTATAGTAAAAAAATCGAAAGCACAACGTTCAAAATCCAGTTGAGCAGTAAAAATGTCATTTGGCTTTCTCAATTAGGAGAATGATGACTTCTATGGGTATGTTCTTAGAAACCTTTTTGTGTCACGATTTCTAAATGTAACTCCATTTCTAGTTCGAATATAACCTCAGTTTTCCATGATTTGGATGTCAACAATCGAGTTCAAAATCATTGGTGTACACAAAACTTAAACAGTATAAAGCTTGGCCACATATATGGAGAACAAGCagtacaaataaaaattagatAGGAGTATTTGCTTGGTACTTACAGTGGACGCAATGATACAAGTAGTTaattttatatacatataaacattttgtttatccatttctctatcgttaggaaaaaaattattttaggacCATTATTTTGGGGCAAAATggtatttttaccaaaagccTGTTTTGGGGGTTGGTTGGGAGAGCAGATGCGCTTGAAGTGGAACAGCAGTGGGTGAGGTTGAAGGCGGAGCTCCAAAAAGCgaggaaacgaaaaaattaatGCTATAAAAATAGAGCTACActaatttgtaaaaaaaattacctgttattaaatttattgttgtaaacaaatttcttttcagtCTTTAACGTTTCTTACGTCacctaaaagtttttttcaCAGATCCTCAGCAACCAATAATTGATTTTAGTAATCGATATCCTAAGCCCGGCGCCTTCATTTTTTCACTATCTGTTTATAaggcatttcttatgctataaggaaaataattcatttacatctgaataacaaataaaacttgTCTAAAATAAAGAGTTTATTTAGTAGTATCCTactgatttattacaatttttaaaatgtatctTATAATTATAAGCTGTGGCTGGCCTACATCACTCATCCTGGTGTTCCAATTCACCCAACACCACAGGCTCCTCtctcaaatttttcaaaactttaaaatcTATAAAAGGTACATAATTTCTTCtaaaaatctgaaaaacaCGGTAAACGAAGAAACAGGAAATATAttaacacaataaaaaaaatcgagtAATTTACATCGAAGTTATGGCGGAAAACAAAACGTGCCCCAATTCACCCCGCCCTCCCCTACCCTAGACTGTCAAGCACTCGGCCGGAAGCCGGAATTactgattttcttcttccaccgTCTCCATTATAGCCACCCTTTTGATCTTTCTTACGGCTTGTTGGGCTGCTTTGCGCTGGATTCTCCCTGCTCTGGTAGGCATTTCCTCGGTGATTGGAATCGGGTTCGATGACACGGACTTAGATGGATCTTGAATTGTAAACACCGACGAACTTGTAGCTGGGGCTTCAATAGCGTTTAGTTTTTTTGATTCTGACACTATCAATGTTTCCGCCGGCTCAAACACTTCCAGCGGGTAGAGCTTGTTAATGGGACGATTGGTTCTTCCCTGTTCCGTCCGTATTTCAGCCGAACGTACCATACCATCCGCTCCTCGGTTAAGTCGTTCCACTACTGCTAGCTTCCACTCTGATTTTTACCTTCTTGATGAATTTGCATGACATCACCAATCTTGATCACTTCTTTGAGGGTTCCTTTAGTTGCTTGCTGGTGTTCTCGCAGTGACGGGAGATAGAAGGTGCTCCATCTGCGCCAGAAAGCAATTAAAACATTTCGCGTTCGAAGGTAGGCTTTGGATAGAATCAGGGGTTCCGTAGCTCGCCCATAGGTTGGATCTTCTAACTCCTCATCTGCTGCATAATGAGACGGTAGTGTCATCATTCGCCGACCGTAGAGTAGATGGGCAGGGGTAGGCGGCTCAAAGCTTATGATGTCAGTTGGAACGCGCATTAAAGGCCGATCGTTT
Encoded proteins:
- the LOC130688068 gene encoding uncharacterized protein LOC130688068 — its product is MTSGAFIGAMRRFTSHHSIPRVIYSDNASTFVSSSNILNEFFKHPDVAKELANMRITWKFIPKRAPWYGGWWERLIALTKNSLRKMVGRTRLTLVQMQTVFAQIEAILNDRPLMRVPTDIISFEPPTPAHLLYGRRMMTLPSHYAADEELEDPTYGRATEPLILSKAYLRTRNVLIAFWRRWSTFYLPSLREHQQATKGTLKEVIKIGDVMQIHQEAPATSSSVFTIQDPSKSVSSNPIPITEEMPTRAGRIQRKAAQQAVRKIKRVAIMETVEEENQQSLSFSDPVEDEDMIEGRRGLNPIAYGGTVRLVESSLDRKPETVLDGRGNPCTK